ACCAAGAGTTTATACCATAAGTATAACTAATATTATAGATACAGAAGAAAATTATGGTTTTTTTTTAAAAGAATTATTTTCTTTTAAAAAATTTGAAAATAATAAGAATATCTCAGGAATTTTAAGAGGATATTTTCTAAATTCTGGATATATAAAAGATCCAAGTAAGGGATATACTTTGGATTTTTTCATAGATACAGAAGATGCTTCAACTTTTTTGTATATGTTATTAAAACATATAAATAAAAAAGTATTTCAAACTGAGAAAAAAAATAAAAATATAGTATATATTAGAAATTCAGAGGATATTTTAGATGTGATACATTTGATGGGTGGATTACAAATTTTTTTTGAATATGAAGATGTTACTGTAAAAAAGGAATTAAATAATAAAATAAATAGGAATATGAATTATGAACTTGCAAATGAAACAAAAAAAATGTCAGCTTCTATCAAACAAATTGATATGATAAGCTATATAGATGAAAAAGTTGGACTTGAAAATTTAACTAAAGCACTTTCTGAACTTGCTAAGTTAAGATTGAAGTATGATGAAGATTCTTTTCAAGAATTAGCAGATAAATTAAATATTTCTAAATCAGGGATTAGAAATAGATTTAGAAGATTAGAAGAAATATATTTAGAATTAAAAGGGTAAAATTATGAAAAAGTTAAAAGAATATAAAGAATTTGAAGAATTTTTAAATGATTTTAAAAATTTTAATGAAAAAGCAAAATATTTTAAAATAGATATGAAAGGAAATGTTTTTATTAAAGCCCCATCCTATATTTTAGAATATGGATATATGTATATAGTTAAGAAATTTGAAGAAGTTGAAGAATTATTTTCTACAGAGGATATATATTTAAAAAAAGAAAAACAGGTAAAAAGACATTCAAATATATCTTTGGAAAAGCTTAAAGAAAGTTTTTTTAGAGCTATATTTAATAGAGATTTCATACATTCTTTAAGTCTTGCAAATGAGTTGATTAGAAGAGATAAAAAAATTTTTTTTGAAATATTATATTTAAACGCGAAACTATCAGATGATGAAAATAGATTAGTTAAGGTATATCTTTTTGAGAAAATAATAGAAGATATAGGAATAAATATACCTATGCTTAGAAATTTAATAGCATATATATGTAGCTCAAAAGAAGGTTACGGAAATAAAAAGAAAATAGATAAACTTTATGCATATATATTTAAAATTAAATTTGGTGAAGATTTGAAGGTTAACCTTAAAAAAATGAATAAAAATAATGAAGTTATATTAAGATTCTTGGAGGAAAAATAATGTTGGAAATGAAATTTATAAGAGAAAATGTAGAACTTGTAAGACAAGGATTAAAAAATAGAAATAGTGAATATGATTTGGATGCGTTATTAGAATTAGATATTAAGAGAAGAGAGTTATTAACTGAGGTGGAAACATTAAAAAAAGAAAGAAATGATGTTTCAGCTATTATAGGTAAAAATGCTAGAGAAGGCATTGATTCTACTGAACTTAAAGAAGGAATGGCGAAAGTTTCGGCAAGAATTAAAGAACTTGATGCTGAAGTTTTAGAAATAGATGAAAAACAAAGAATGATGTTATTAACTATACCTAATGTACCTCATTTTTCTACTCCGATTGGAGTAAATGAAGATGAAAATGTTGAAGTTAGAAAATGGGGAGAACCAACTAAATTTAATTTTGAAGTTAAATCTCATGATGAATTAGGAGTTAATTTAGATATACTTGATTTTGAAAGAGGAGCTAAGCTTTCAGGTTCTAGGTTTACTGTATATAAAGGTATGGGAGCAAGGCTTGAAAGAGCTTTAATTAACTTTATGTTAGATATTCACACAGAAGAACATGGATTTACAGAAATCTTAACGCCACAACTTGCCAAAAAAGAAATAATGATAGGTACAGGGCAACTTCCTAAATTTGAAGAAGATATGTATAAAATAGTTGGTGAAGATTTATACTTAATACCAACTGCAGAGGTAACTTTAACTAACCTTTATGCAGGAGAAATTTTAAAAGAAGAAGAATTACCTAAACATTTTTGTGGATTTACTGCATGTTTTAGACAAGAAGCAGGTAGTGGTGGAAGAGATTTAAAAGGATTAATAAGACAACATCAGTTTAATAAAGTTGAAATGGTTAAAATTGTTCATCCAGATAAATCATATGAAGAATTAGAACATATGACGGGCTGTGCAGAAAGAATATTACAAAAATTAGGACTACCTTATAGAGTTCTTGCATTATGTACAGGAGATATGGGATTTTCTGCAACTAAAACATATGATTTAGAAGTATGGGTTCCATCTCAAAATAAATATAGAGAAATTTCAAGTTGTTCAAATACTGAAGATTTCCAAGCAAGACGTGCTATGATTAAATTTAGAGCAGAAGATAAAAAAAGTTATTTTGTTCACACATTAAATGGATCAGGATTGGCTGTTGGAAGAACTTTACTTGCAATAATTGAAAATTATCAACAAGAAGATGGAAGTATTTTAATTCCTGAAGCATTAGTTCCATATATGGGTGGTAAAACAGAAATAAGATAAGAGGCAATATGAAAAAAATAATAAAAGGTCTAATCCTTCTAGTTTTTTTAGGAGGATTAGCCTGGTATTTAGAATTTTCGGGATACCTATATCATAATCATATATTAGCTAGAAAATATGATATACACGGTATAGATATCTCACATCATCAAGTGAGACTAAATTGGTCTCAAATAGACAAAGACTATGAGTTTGTATTTATGAAGGCAACAGAAGGAAAAGATCATTTAGATAGAGATTTTTTCTATAACTGGAATAGAGCACAATTATCAGGATTTAAAGTAGGAGCTTACCATTTTTTCTCTATGTTATCTAAAGGAGAAGAACAGGCTAATTTTTATATCTCTAAAGTACCTAAAGTAGATAATGCATTTCCGCCTATAGTAGATTTAGAAATACCAACTAAATATCCAAAAGAAGTTGTAAATAAAGAACTTAAAGATTTAATAAATAAACTAGAAGCACATTACAAAAAAAGAGTAATAATATATGTTACAAGACATACATATAAGGCATTTATTGAAAATGAATTTCTAAATAATCCTATATGGATAAGAAATATAAAATGGTATCCAGAGCAAGAAAGATGGGATTTTTGGCAATATTCAAATAGAGGAAGAGTTAAAGGTATTTCAGGGTTTACAGATAGAAATGTCTTTAGAGGTAAGGATATAGATAAGTTTATAGAAGAAAATAGAATAAAATAATAAAATAGTTCAATGAAATTTCATGGAACTATTTTTCGTGTAAGGAGAAATAATGAATCTAGTGCAATTTAATAATGTATATAAACAATTTAATGGTGAATACATATTAAAAGATATTAGTTTTAGTGTAAATAACACTGATAAAATAGGATTAATAGGATTAAATGGTGTTGGAAAATCTTCATTAGTAAAAATATTACTTGGAAGAGAAAATCATGATGGTATGGAAAATAATATTAATCAAAAGGGAACGGTATTTCTAAATCCTAATATTAAAGTTGGCTATTTATCACAAAATCATAGTTTTTCTTCAGAGAAGAATACAGTATATGAAGAATTATTAGAAGTTTTTTCAAAACAAAAAGAATTGTTAGAAAAAATAAATAAAGTTAATACATTAATGAGTGTAACTGAAGATTTAGAAGATTTACTTAAAGAATATGAAAAATTACATAATGAATATGAAGCTACAGGCGGATATGAAGTAGAATTTAAAATAAAACAAGTAATGCAAGGGTTAGAATTAAATGATTTTAGAGATGCTATACTTTCTTCACTTTCTGGTGGTGAGAAAACTAGAATTACTCTTGCAAAATTACTCTTACAAGAACCTGACTTATTAATACTAGATGAGCCTACTAACCATTTGGATATAATATCTATTGAATGGTTAGAAGATTATTTAAAAAAATATGTTAAAGCTTTCATATTAATATCACATGATAGAATATTTTTGGATGAAGTATGCAATAAGATAATGGAAATAGAGAATAAGAAACTATATGAATATGATGGAAATTTTTCTGATTTTGTAATTCAAAAAGAATTGTTTTTAAAAGGCGAAATAAAAAGATATGAAAAAGAAAGTGAAAAGATAAGAAAAATAGAAGAGTATGTACAAAGATATAAAGCAGGAATAAAATCAAAACAAGCAAGAGGAAGACAAACAATATTAGATAGAATGGAAAGGATGGATAACCCTATATTTAACCCTAATAGAATGAAGTTGAAATTTGAAATGAAACATTCCTCTGGAGATAGAGTTTTAAATGTCAATCAGATTACTAAGAGTTTTGAAGAAAAGAAAGTTTTAAATAATGTTAGTTTTGAATTATTTAGAGGAGATAAAGTAGGTATAATAGGTAAAAATGGCATAGGAAAATCAACCTTGCTTAAAATTTTAATAGGAAAACTTAAACAAGATTATGGAGATTTCAAAATAGGAGAAAGAGTAAGTATCGGTTACTATGATCAAGATCATCAAAATCTTTTTCCAGAAAATAATATATTACAAGAAATAAATAATTCTTTATCATATACTGAAGAATATTTGAGAAGTAAATCAGCATCTTTCTTGTTTTCAGGAGATGATGTGTTAAAAAAAATTTCTTCACTTTCTGGAGGAGAAAAAGTTAGAGTTTCATTACTTAAGTTAATAGAAGAAAAAGCTAATTTATTGATACTAGATGAACCTACAAATCATTTAGATATTTATTCTATAGAAGTACTTGAAGATGCTTTAATAGATTATGAAGGTAGTATGCTTTTAATATCACATAATAGACATTTTTTAGATTCTGTTTGTAATAAAATATATTTTCTATCAGAAGATGGGTTAGAAGAATTTAAAGGTAATTATGGAGAATATAAAGAAAATATTAAAAATAGAAAAGAAGTAGTAGATAAAACTGAAGAAAAAATTAGTTATGAAGAGAGAAAAGCAAAACAAAAAGCAGAAATAAAAAGAAAAAAAGATCTTGAAAAAATAGAAAGAGATTTAGAAGATATAGCTAATAAACTTAAAACTTTAGATGAAGAAATGGCTAAAGCAGGGTATAAAAATGATTTAAGTAAGATGATAGATATACAAAAAGAAATAGAAAAAACTAAAATGAAAGAAGATGAATTAATATTATTGTGGAGTGAATTAGAGTAGTTTTTATTATCTTTTTTTGATATAATTAAAATGAAAATAGAAGAAAGGATATTTCTTTGATAGATATGATTAAATTAAATACACTAGAAGAATTAATAGGTAAAAAAATACCTAGTTTAAAAGAAGATTTTAATGTAACTATGAATTCTAAAGAAGCAAAAGAAAATATGGTTTTCTTTGCAATTAATAAGGGTAATGATTATGCGAATGAAGCAGAGAAAAATGGGGCTTTTGTAATTTTTGATAAAGAGGGTTTAGATATTAAAAATGGTCATCTTGTAGAAGATACAGTTAAATTTATGCAAGAGTTTGCTAAAAGGTATAGGAGAAATAAAAAATTTACTGTAATTGGTATTACAGGTTCAAATGGAAAAACGACAGTTAAAGATATACTCTATTCAGTTCTATTAGATAAAGGAGAATCTGTATATAAGACACAGGGAAATTATAATAATCATATAGGACTTCCATTTACAATACTTTCGGCAAAAGATAGTGATAATATTTTGTTACTTGAAATGGGTATGTCAAATTTAGGTGAAATAGATTTACTAGCCTCTATAGCTAAACCAGATTATTCTATAATTACAAATATAGGACAATCACATTTAGAGTATTTGAAGACAATGGAAAATGTATTTAAAGCTAAAACAGAAGTAATACCTCATACACTAAAAAAGGTTATAGTTAATGGTAGTGATAAATTCTTGTCGAAATTAGAAAATGTGATTAAGGTAGATGTTAAAGAAATAAAAACAAATCTTTTAGGAGATCATAATTTACTTAATGTCTCTATTGTAGATGAATTACTTAATTTTATGGGATATAAGAAGTTAAATTATGAGAATATCTTGTTAACTGCAGGAAGATTTCAAATAGTTAATGGTAAATATTTATATATAAATGATGCATATAATGCATCGCCATTATCAATGAAGGCATCTCTTGAAACATATTCTAAATTATATAATGAAAAATATAAAATAGCAGCTCTTGGAGATATGTTAGAACTTGGAGATGATGAAATTAAATATCATGAAAGATTAATAGATGTTTTAAAAGAAGTATATATAGATGAGTTAATGCTTTTTGGTACAAGAATGAAACATTTATATAATGAACTTTTGAAAGATGAAAAGGTTAAATTCACATATAGTTATTTTGATGATAAAGAAAATATTAGAAAAGCTATAGATAATATAAAGACTTCTAAGGAAAAAGTGATTTTATTGAAGGGGTCAAGATCTATGAAAATGGAAGAAATAATGGAGGTAAATAACTAATGCTATATTATATTCAAAGTCTATTTATAAATAAATATACATATTTAAGAGTATTTAGATCTATATCTATAAGAATGGGAGTTGCTTTTGGTGTAGCACTTTGTTTTATGATAATTTTTGGGAATTCATTTATTAAATGGTTGAAATATAAAAAATTTGGAGATACTATAAGAGAAGATGGGCCTGAAACTCATTATTCTAAACAGGGTACACCTACTATGGGAGGTCTTTTAATAATAGCTTCTATACTTTTTTCTACTTTAGTTGCAGGGAACTTTACTAATAAGTTTACAGTTTTCCTATTCTTCATGACTATAGTATTTTCAACTATAGGTTTCTATGATGATTATTTAAAATTAACTAAAAGTAAAAAAGGTTTATCAAGTAAGAAAAAGCTTTTATTCCAAACTATAATGACATTTATAGTCTTTGGTTTTGTGTATAAGCTTGGATTAGTTAATAATACTATAGATTTTGCTATTATTAATCCGATAATTAAAAAATCGTATATTTATATGGGACCAATTTTATTTTTCTTTTTTATGTTTTTTGTAATAGTTGGGACATCAAATGCAGTTAATTTAACTGATGGATTAGATGGACTTGTTAGTAGTCAAATAGTAATTGTTACTTCTGTGTTAATGTTAATAGCGTATGCAGTAGGACACTATAATTGGGCAGAATATATTAATATTTATCATGTAACAGGAGCAGGAGAAATTGCGGTGTTTTTAGCTTCTATAGTAGGAGGATGTCTAGGATTTATGTGGTTTAATTTCTTTCCAGCTCAAGTATTTATGGGAGATGTTGGTTCTTTAACTATAGGAGGATTACTAGGAACTATATTTATATTATTAAAACAAGAACTACTTTTACCTATTATGGGTATAATCTTCTTTGTAGAAGCTTTATCTGTAATGATACAAGTATTATCATATAAAAAATTTAGAAGAAGAGTATTTAAAATGGCCCCTATTCATCATCATTTTGAAAAATTAGGTATGCCAGAAACAAAAGTTACAATAAGATTTTTAATTGTTACAATAATTGCTTGTTTATTAGCATTAATGATACTTAAATTAAGATAGGAGAATAAAAATGATTATCGTATTTGGTGCAGGTATTAGTGGTATAGGTGCAAGAGACCTATTAGAATCAAAAGGGAAAAAGGTAGTTTTAGTTGATGATAAAATTGGAGAGATGACTACTGAAAAAGCTTTAGAAATTATTGAAAAAGAAGAGATTGAATATATAGTTAAATCACCAGGAATTTCTTTTAAAAATCCTTTTATTCAAAAAGTAATAGAGAAAAATATTCCTATATATTCTGAAATAGACATTGCTTATGAATATATGAATAAAGATATACAAATAATTGCATTTACGGGAACTAATGGTAAAACAACTACTTGTACTAAAACTTATGAAATGCTTAAAAAAGCAGGATTTAATGTAGAACTTGGTGGTAATGTGGGGAGATCTTATGCAGAAATTGTAAAAGAAGATAAAGAGCTTGACTATATAGTGCTTGAATTAAGTAGTTATCAATTAGAAAATAATCCTAAGATTAAACCATATATTGCTGGAATAATTAACTTAACACCAGATCATTTAAGTAGATATAATGATGTAGAAGATTACTATATGACTAAATTTAATATATTCTTACATCAAAGTAAAAAAGATAAAATGATAGTTAATGTAGATGATAGTACATTCTTAAATTTATATAAAATAGCTAAAGAACTTGAAAATTACAAAAATCCAAAAAGAGTATATATAAGTAAAAATACTAAAGGAAGTATATTTGTAGCTGATGGAGCTATATATATTATGAAAGATCTTTATGAAATGTATAATTCTAAATTTAATTTAAGCCAAAGTGCAGATAAATTAATAGAAGTAAAAGATCTTGCTTTAAAAGGAGAACATAATTTAGAAAATATGCTGTTTTTAATAGCAACTGCTAAAATATGTGGAGTTCCAAATAAAGTAATTAGAAATTATCTAAAAGAGGCTAAAAGTATAGAACATAGAATGGAAGATTTCTTTAAAAAAGGAAATACAGTATTTATAAATGATTCAAAAGGAACTAATGTTGCTTCAACAAATAAAGCTATCTCTTCTTATGAAAATGATATAATATTAATTTGTGGAGGGGAAGATAAAAAAGTGCCTTTAGATGAATTAAGTAAAGAAATAGGAAAAAAAATTAAATTTACATATATTTATGGACAAAACAGATATTTAATAGAAAATGAGCTTAAAAATGTTGGGTACAACAAATATTTAATGTTTGAAACTGTTGATGAATGTATTAATCATATTAAAGAAAATGTGAATTTTGAAGAGGATATAACAGTACTTTATTCACCAGCTACTTCAAGTTTTGATCAATTTACAAACTTTGAAGAAAGAGGAAGATATTTTAAAAATAAAGTATTAGAAATTTTAGGAGAAAAATGATGCAAAATTTTTTTAAGACTACTAGTAAAAAGCAATTATTAACAACTGTTTTAATTTTAATTTTAATTTTAACTATTATAGGTGTATTTAACTTATTAAGTTTAACTTCACCTGAGAGTTTAAAAAATACTTCAGGATTAAATCATGTATCAATAATCATAAAACATTTAAGACATTTGAGTATCGCATTTGCAACTATGGGTGCATTTATGGTCTTTTTAAATGTTAATAAACTAAATAAAATGACACTTGGTATCATGATAATTATAGTTGCTGGATTAATAGCTACACTATTAATAGGGAAATCAGTTAATGGAGCTAGAAGGTGGATAGTTTTTGGACCAGTGACAATACAATTTTCAGAATTTGCTAAATTAGGATTAATACTAGTATTAGCATATATGATAGAAAGAGCATATTATATTAGAAAAGAAAGACTTAATATTTACCTATATACTGGAATATATACTTTATTTTGTGCTGGATTAATATTAATTTCAAGATCATTTTCAGCAACAGTACAATTTATATTACTATTCCTTTGTATGTATTGGATAAGTGGAGTAATTTCATGGAAAAAAATAGTTGCAATAGTTTTTATTTTGGTTATTCCAGGTTCTATTGCAGTACTAACAAAAGGATATAGACTTTCGAGATTAAATTTTGAAAATGAACATGCACTTTTAGCTATGAAATCAATAAGTAACGGAGGATTATTTGGTTCAGGTTATGGAAATAGTATAGCAAGAAACTTTTATCTTCCAGAAGTACAAACAGATTATATATTTGCTGGATTTGTAGATGAATGGGGATTTGTGGGAGCTATAACATTAATAATAATATTTTTAATTTTAATTTATTTTATATTCTACAGTGCTAAATTTGCAAATTCTATTTATGAAAAAATGATAATTTATGGAGTAGGATTTATGATATCAAATCAATTTATACTTCATTTAGGAATAAATGTTAACATACTTCCTTCAACAGGAATAACTCTTCCTTTCTTAAGTGCGGGAGGGTCATCTTTATGGACGATATTTATGGGACTTGGATTAGTTTTGAGTATAATATTAAGTATGAATGATAAATTAGAAGAAGGTGTAATATATGAGTAAAATATTAATTACTACAGGTGGAACAGGTGGACATATCTATCCGGCATTAGCACTTGCAGAAAAACTTAAAGAAAAAGGGCATGAATTAGTGTTCATGGGAACTTGTCATAGAATGGAAAAAGAAATAGTTCCAAGTAGAGGATATAAGTTTTATGGACTTGATATTATTCCTATAAGAAGTATTAGTGGAATATTAAAATTAGTTAAAGGAATATATGATGCAA
This portion of the Streptobacillus canis genome encodes:
- the whiA gene encoding DNA-binding protein WhiA, with translation MSYSSKLKDEILNNKNRDKNDILSELFGIFLSKNCIRNSGIEFSTENLKLAQRVYNNILKVTNLVPQLRYITAKRFSKPRVYTISITNIIDTEENYGFFLKELFSFKKFENNKNISGILRGYFLNSGYIKDPSKGYTLDFFIDTEDASTFLYMLLKHINKKVFQTEKKNKNIVYIRNSEDILDVIHLMGGLQIFFEYEDVTVKKELNNKINRNMNYELANETKKMSASIKQIDMISYIDEKVGLENLTKALSELAKLRLKYDEDSFQELADKLNISKSGIRNRFRRLEEIYLELKG
- the serS gene encoding serine--tRNA ligase; this encodes MLEMKFIRENVELVRQGLKNRNSEYDLDALLELDIKRRELLTEVETLKKERNDVSAIIGKNAREGIDSTELKEGMAKVSARIKELDAEVLEIDEKQRMMLLTIPNVPHFSTPIGVNEDENVEVRKWGEPTKFNFEVKSHDELGVNLDILDFERGAKLSGSRFTVYKGMGARLERALINFMLDIHTEEHGFTEILTPQLAKKEIMIGTGQLPKFEEDMYKIVGEDLYLIPTAEVTLTNLYAGEILKEEELPKHFCGFTACFRQEAGSGGRDLKGLIRQHQFNKVEMVKIVHPDKSYEELEHMTGCAERILQKLGLPYRVLALCTGDMGFSATKTYDLEVWVPSQNKYREISSCSNTEDFQARRAMIKFRAEDKKSYFVHTLNGSGLAVGRTLLAIIENYQQEDGSILIPEALVPYMGGKTEIR
- a CDS encoding GH25 family lysozyme → MKKIIKGLILLVFLGGLAWYLEFSGYLYHNHILARKYDIHGIDISHHQVRLNWSQIDKDYEFVFMKATEGKDHLDRDFFYNWNRAQLSGFKVGAYHFFSMLSKGEEQANFYISKVPKVDNAFPPIVDLEIPTKYPKEVVNKELKDLINKLEAHYKKRVIIYVTRHTYKAFIENEFLNNPIWIRNIKWYPEQERWDFWQYSNRGRVKGISGFTDRNVFRGKDIDKFIEENRIK
- the abc-f gene encoding ribosomal protection-like ABC-F family protein; this encodes MNLVQFNNVYKQFNGEYILKDISFSVNNTDKIGLIGLNGVGKSSLVKILLGRENHDGMENNINQKGTVFLNPNIKVGYLSQNHSFSSEKNTVYEELLEVFSKQKELLEKINKVNTLMSVTEDLEDLLKEYEKLHNEYEATGGYEVEFKIKQVMQGLELNDFRDAILSSLSGGEKTRITLAKLLLQEPDLLILDEPTNHLDIISIEWLEDYLKKYVKAFILISHDRIFLDEVCNKIMEIENKKLYEYDGNFSDFVIQKELFLKGEIKRYEKESEKIRKIEEYVQRYKAGIKSKQARGRQTILDRMERMDNPIFNPNRMKLKFEMKHSSGDRVLNVNQITKSFEEKKVLNNVSFELFRGDKVGIIGKNGIGKSTLLKILIGKLKQDYGDFKIGERVSIGYYDQDHQNLFPENNILQEINNSLSYTEEYLRSKSASFLFSGDDVLKKISSLSGGEKVRVSLLKLIEEKANLLILDEPTNHLDIYSIEVLEDALIDYEGSMLLISHNRHFLDSVCNKIYFLSEDGLEEFKGNYGEYKENIKNRKEVVDKTEEKISYEERKAKQKAEIKRKKDLEKIERDLEDIANKLKTLDEEMAKAGYKNDLSKMIDIQKEIEKTKMKEDELILLWSELE
- a CDS encoding UDP-N-acetylmuramoyl-tripeptide--D-alanyl-D-alanine ligase; translated protein: MIKLNTLEELIGKKIPSLKEDFNVTMNSKEAKENMVFFAINKGNDYANEAEKNGAFVIFDKEGLDIKNGHLVEDTVKFMQEFAKRYRRNKKFTVIGITGSNGKTTVKDILYSVLLDKGESVYKTQGNYNNHIGLPFTILSAKDSDNILLLEMGMSNLGEIDLLASIAKPDYSIITNIGQSHLEYLKTMENVFKAKTEVIPHTLKKVIVNGSDKFLSKLENVIKVDVKEIKTNLLGDHNLLNVSIVDELLNFMGYKKLNYENILLTAGRFQIVNGKYLYINDAYNASPLSMKASLETYSKLYNEKYKIAALGDMLELGDDEIKYHERLIDVLKEVYIDELMLFGTRMKHLYNELLKDEKVKFTYSYFDDKENIRKAIDNIKTSKEKVILLKGSRSMKMEEIMEVNN
- the mraY gene encoding phospho-N-acetylmuramoyl-pentapeptide-transferase — protein: MLYYIQSLFINKYTYLRVFRSISIRMGVAFGVALCFMIIFGNSFIKWLKYKKFGDTIREDGPETHYSKQGTPTMGGLLIIASILFSTLVAGNFTNKFTVFLFFMTIVFSTIGFYDDYLKLTKSKKGLSSKKKLLFQTIMTFIVFGFVYKLGLVNNTIDFAIINPIIKKSYIYMGPILFFFFMFFVIVGTSNAVNLTDGLDGLVSSQIVIVTSVLMLIAYAVGHYNWAEYINIYHVTGAGEIAVFLASIVGGCLGFMWFNFFPAQVFMGDVGSLTIGGLLGTIFILLKQELLLPIMGIIFFVEALSVMIQVLSYKKFRRRVFKMAPIHHHFEKLGMPETKVTIRFLIVTIIACLLALMILKLR
- the murD gene encoding UDP-N-acetylmuramoyl-L-alanine--D-glutamate ligase yields the protein MIIVFGAGISGIGARDLLESKGKKVVLVDDKIGEMTTEKALEIIEKEEIEYIVKSPGISFKNPFIQKVIEKNIPIYSEIDIAYEYMNKDIQIIAFTGTNGKTTTCTKTYEMLKKAGFNVELGGNVGRSYAEIVKEDKELDYIVLELSSYQLENNPKIKPYIAGIINLTPDHLSRYNDVEDYYMTKFNIFLHQSKKDKMIVNVDDSTFLNLYKIAKELENYKNPKRVYISKNTKGSIFVADGAIYIMKDLYEMYNSKFNLSQSADKLIEVKDLALKGEHNLENMLFLIATAKICGVPNKVIRNYLKEAKSIEHRMEDFFKKGNTVFINDSKGTNVASTNKAISSYENDIILICGGEDKKVPLDELSKEIGKKIKFTYIYGQNRYLIENELKNVGYNKYLMFETVDECINHIKENVNFEEDITVLYSPATSSFDQFTNFEERGRYFKNKVLEILGEK
- a CDS encoding FtsW/RodA/SpoVE family cell cycle protein, which codes for MQNFFKTTSKKQLLTTVLILILILTIIGVFNLLSLTSPESLKNTSGLNHVSIIIKHLRHLSIAFATMGAFMVFLNVNKLNKMTLGIMIIIVAGLIATLLIGKSVNGARRWIVFGPVTIQFSEFAKLGLILVLAYMIERAYYIRKERLNIYLYTGIYTLFCAGLILISRSFSATVQFILLFLCMYWISGVISWKKIVAIVFILVIPGSIAVLTKGYRLSRLNFENEHALLAMKSISNGGLFGSGYGNSIARNFYLPEVQTDYIFAGFVDEWGFVGAITLIIIFLILIYFIFYSAKFANSIYEKMIIYGVGFMISNQFILHLGINVNILPSTGITLPFLSAGGSSLWTIFMGLGLVLSIILSMNDKLEEGVIYE